Part of the Spiroplasma endosymbiont of Poecilobothrus nobilitatus genome is shown below.
AACAATCAGAACAACCAGAACAATATGAGCAACCAAAACAAGTGGCAAAACCAATTAATGTAGCTGATGATGATGAATTATTTAATTTTGCTAATGAACAAGAATTTAATAACAATTCCAAAATTTCAAAAAAAGAAACAAAACGTTTAATGAAAGAAGAATTAAAAGCAGCCAAAATGCAAGCAAAATTAGAAAAACAGAATCATAAAAAAGCAAAGCGTAAAGGGGCGCTTGATATTGAGGAATTATACCCAATTGTAGAATAAAAAGCAAATTAATTTTGCTTTTTATTTTTTTAAAATATTTTAAATTTATGGTTTTAATTTTGTAGAAAACTCTTGATGAAATAAAAAAATCATCAATATGATAACTTTAAAAGAAAATTATATAAACTTTTAATATTGTTATTTAACTTTTTTATACGTTAAAATATAATACCGATGATTGTTGGTTTGGCGTTAAACCTTTATGCTGGCATTTTCATTTTCAGAGATTTAAATAATTTTGAATGTTCGTGAAACCTAAGCCATGATAATGAATTAAGGATTCTTTAAGATTTGATTGTAATTTACTAATTTTATTTAACTCCCGATAACTAGCATTAGGATTTGTACTAGTTTTAGTTGCTAATAAAATAGAATTTGTTTGTTTTGCTACTAATAAATATAATGGTTGCATGTCAGAAATAATAATTGAATTTTCTTTGATTAATTGTTTATTAATATTTTCAATAATTCACTGTTTTTGTAATCGTTTTGTGTTGGTTGATTTAACATAAATATTATTATTGCTATCAACAGCCATTTGAATACAACATTTAGTGTTGGTTGAAAATGAATTGAATCAAGATGAATTTTTCTTTTATCAAATTTATCTTTAAAATTACCTTTGTGGATTTCTTTAATAAATGTTTCATCGATTTGAATTTGGCCATTTAACGTTTTAAATTTTAATTGGGTGTTTTCTAATTGTTTTGATTTCATTATTTTTTGGCGATTATATCAAGCGGTTTTCGGTGATGTTTTAATAAAGCGGGAAATCATTTTACTATATTGGCCTAATAATGAAATTTGAATCAATAAATTTCACTGTTCATATTTTAAATGACTTCAATACGTAAAATGATCACGAAAAGCATCAAAACTAGCACGACATTTTTTGCATAAATATTTTTGTTTTCCTTCAGGATTATGACCATTTTTAACACAATAAAAAGATTGACAATTAGGACATTTAATACCTTTATCCCTAAATTTTTGATCAATTTCATTTAAGCGTTTTTGTTTTTTAATTAATTCTGCTTCTTTTTTGACTTTTTCATGAAATTATAAAAATTGATCATCTGTTAAACTATTTATTAATTCTTCAATTATTTTTTCCATTAATTATTCACCTCGTATATTAAAAATATACCTAATTTTAGGTATATTTTATAAATATCAAGAGTTTTCTACAAAATTAAAGATTTATGGTTGTTTTTTAAATAAAATTAATGTTATAATGATTTAGGTTTTCGGGCTATAGCTCAGTTGGTTAGAGCGCACCCCTGATAAGGGTGAGGCCGATGGTTCAAGTCCATTTAGCCCGACCATTTTTTATAAGAATTTTGGGCCTGTAGCTCAGCTGGGAAAGCACCCGCCTTGCACGCAAGGAAGGGGGTCGACGGTTCGATCCCGTTCGGGTTCACCATTTCAAAATAAATTTAAAAAATTAATTAAAAAAGCATATTAAATTATTAATATGCTTTTTTAATTGAATTTAAAGGTTGTTTGTTGCTATTATCCTTAATTTTTGTGGGGGAAAGTTTAATATAATTGCTTTTTTAGTATAATATATCTAATGCAAAACAGAATATAAACAGGGGTGAAGTATGTCAATTTTTGATAAAAATGAAAACGAAAGATATGCATATTTTTTAACGAATTTTAAAGAAATACTTGCATATTGAGTAGTTATGATTAATGGTCAATTTATTAAGTCATCATTAGATAATTCATCAACTAAATTATTTGGAATGAATGTTGATAAAGCAATTTTATTTTTTGATATTAATTTAGATTCAAATAATGAATTACATGAATTAGGGATTATTAAAGAAAGTTATAGTATTGATTTAAAAAATGATTTAGATTTGAATTTAGGGAAAAAAATAAATAAGAAAAACGAAGGAAAAAATTATGATTTAATTTATAAACAAATTGATAATTTTTTTATTGAAGATTCAGAATTATTGAAATTTTGTGAATATACATTAAATATTACTAATTTATCAATGGAAACGGATGGACCAACAATTAGTGCTTTGAATAATTACAAATCAGTTGCTTTTAATAGTTATCCAACAAAAATTTATGAATTATTAGATTGATTTGGTATTGAAATTGTTGATGCAATTAATAACGGATTAAAAGTAAAACGTTTTGGTGTTAAAGACAATAGCGCTGGTAGTAATAGCAAGATAAGAAGAAAACCAAGATTAATGTCAAACAAAACTTTAAAAAATATTGATAATGATGATAACAAAATTAATAAAGAAATAATTTTTACTGAGTATTTTGCAAATAATGGTAATATTAGTGCTAAGTTAATTGCTTTAAATAAGTTGTTACCACTGTTAGAAGAAAAACGAGCTGAAATTAAAGATTTTAATCCTAAGTTAGAATATGATATTTTTAGTTTTTTACAACATACAAAATATCGTAATTCTTTAACATATCAAGAAGATAGCGAAGCTGAAAAATGTTTGGATAAAGTTTTTAAAAAAGCGATGCTATCGTTATATTTATTAGATATTGGTTAAAAAACGAAGAAAAAAATAAGACTGCACCCCAAAAAGTAAGTAAAATAAAAAAAGATTTTGTTAAATTTTTATAGGGGGTGCATTTTTATATGGCAAAAAAAGGGCAAAAATATAACAAATATACATCAGAATTTAGAACAAAAATCATTGAGGAAATTAAACAAAAAAGTTTTTGAATAGTAGCAAAACAATATAATATAAATGCAAATACAGCAGAATCTTGATGAACAAATCATAAAAAAGGAAAATTAAACAATCCTAAAGGACCTAAAATTTCTTTTGCCAAAAGAAATTTAGAATATTATAAAACAAGGTATGAATTATTAAAAAAGATCCATGACTTTTACAATTAAGAAAACTAAGAATAGTCTCTTTTATTAAAAAAAATTGTCGTGAATATTCAATAAAATTATTACTAGAAGTAACAGGGTTAAAATGGAATGGTAACACTTTTTAGGGCACTTTTTATATAGACATTTGTTTTCTAAAAGTAACTGGAGATAAATAATTTAAACTGCCATGAATTCGAATATTGTTATATCAATGCACAAAATCAAAAAGTTCGTATTTTAATTGTGTTAAATTTTTAAATTTTTTACCCTTAATAAATTCAGTTTTAAAAGTTTTGTAAGTTGTTTCAGCCACAGCATTATCATAAGGGCAGCCTTTATTGCTTAATGATCTTTTAATATTAAAAGTTATTAAAATTTCATCAATGATTTTATTTTTAAACTCATTACCACGATCAGTATGAAATAGAGTTATTTGATTTAATGGTCGTGTTATTTTATGAAAAGCTTGTTGGACCAGTTCGGCTGTTTTATTCGGCCCAGCACTATAACCAATTATTTCACGATTAAACAAGTCAATTAATAAACAAATATAATGTCATTTAGCGCCAACTTGAACATATGTTAAATCACTAACAATAACTTCATTAGGTTTTTTGTTGTTAAATTGACGATTTAAAATATTATTAATTTGGTCATTATTGACTGTTGTTTTATGATTATGATATTTTAATTTGGTGTATTTAGAAACCAAATTATTTTTGATCATAAAGAATCTTATTTTTCGCCGCGATAAGATGATATCTTTTCTGTTTAAAATAATGGATAGGCTACAATTATTAGGACCATAATTATATAGACTTAAAAATTAGATAAAATTATTAAGAAAGAAGGAATATAAAAATGGGAAATAAAACTTCATACTCTGAAGAATTTAAAAAACAAATTATCATGCTATATAAAAATGGTAAAAGTGTTATTAATCTAGGGCAAGAATATAATTTACCAAAACCAACTATTTATAGTTGAGTTAAAAATTATAATAATTCTGGTTCATTTAAAGCAAAAGACAATCTCACACTAGAAGAAAATGAAATAATAACTTTACGAAAAGAACTTAAAGACTTGAAAATGGAAAATGACATTTTAAAGCAAGCCGCACTGATAATGGCCAAAAAATAACAATAATTAATAACAACAAAACAAAATATTCAGCAAGAAAAATATGTAAGATTTTGGGTTTATCAAAATCAACGTATTATTATCAAACTAATAAATGCATTAACAAGCAAGTTAATAATTATGAACAAGAAATTATCAGTGCCTTTAATAAAAGCCGCAAAATTTATGGGGCTCGCAAAATTAAAGTTATTTTAAACAGAAAAGATATCATCTTATCGCGGCGAAAAATAAGATTCTTTATGATCAAAAATAATTTGGTTTCTAAATACACCAAATTAAAATATCATAATCATAAAACAACAGTCAATAATGACCAAATTAATAATATTTTAAATCGTCAATTTAACAACAAAAAACCTAATGAAGTTATTGTTAGTGATTTAACATATGTTCAAGTTGGCGCTAAATGACATTATATTTGTTTATTAATTGACTTGTTTAATCGTGAAATAATTGGTTATAGTGCTGGGCCGAATAAAACAGCCGAACTGGTCCAACAAGCTTTTCATAAAATAACACGACCATTAAATCAAATAACTCTATTTCATACTGATCGTGGTAATGAGTTTAAAAATAAAATCATTGATGAAATTTTAATAACTTTTAATATTAAAAGATCATTAAGCAATAAAGGCCGCCCTTATGATAATGCTGTGGCTGAAACAACTTACAAAACTTTTAAAACTGAATTTATTAAGGGTAAAAAATTTAAAAATTTAACACAATTAAAATACGAACTTTTTGATTTTGTGCATTGATATAACAATATTCGAATTCATGGCAGTTTAAATTATTTATCTCCAGTTACTTTTAGAAAACAAATGTCTATATAAAAAGTGTCCTAAAAAGTGTTGCCATTCCAATACTTTTTATTAGTACTTACTAAAATGGGTGCACTCTAAAATAATTCGTTTTTTATTTATTAAAATTATTTTAAGAAGTTTTCCGTTATAATTTGTAGTAGGTGATTATGATGAAAGTTATTTTAATTAAAGATGTTAAAGGAAAAGGAAAAGTTAATGATGTAATTGATGTTGCTGATGGTTATGCAAAAAATTATTTAATTAAAGAAGGTTTTGCAATTCTAACAACTTCTGCTAATTTGGCTAAATTAAATGTTGTTTTATCACAGCAAGCAGCACAAAAAGCAACAACAAAAGCTTATTTAGAAGAATTAAAAGCAGCATTAGAAGAATTAACATTGAATTTTAAATTAAAAGTTCATGATAATAAAACATTTGGTTCTGTTTCTTTAACACAAATTGAAGATCGATTAGCGAAAGAATTTAACTTAAAAGTTGATAAAAAGAAATTTATTGATAATAATAATTTAACAAGTTTTGGGTTACATTACCTAAAAATTAAATTAGCTCCAAATATAATTGCAACATTAAAAGTGATGGTAGAAAAAAAGGAGAGTTAATTAATGGAAAACATCAATAAAACAGAATTAAATAAACTTAATGTTATTAATGATGCGGAAAAAAATGTTTTAGCAATAATTGCACACTCCATTACAGCGGCTGAAGAAGTTTTTTTAATTTTAACAGAAGAAGATTTTACTGTAATGAATTACAAAGTAATTTTCAAAGCTTTACAAGAACAATTTTCAGCAAAGGTTGCAATTAATATTACAACATTAAGCAATTATATGTTAAAAAATAATATTTTAAATAAAATTGGTGGCATTGAATTTTTAACTGATTTATTTCAATCATATACAACAGATGCTAATTTATCTGAATATTTAGATATTATTATTAAAAATACAACCTCACGTCGATTAAAGGCTGTTGTTGATAGTATTAATCGTCAGATTGATGCTCATCAGCCAATTGATGAAGTTGTTAGTCACGCAGAAAAAGAAATCTTAGATGTTAAAAAGGAGCGAAAAGGGAATTTATTTAAAACTTCATATGACGAAGTTGATAAAGTACTACAAAAAATTGAATTGTTAGAAAATTCCTGCGAAATGTTAACAGGAAGTCCAAGTGGTTTTCGTGATTTAGATCGTATGACATCAGGTTTTCAAAAAGGGGATTTTATTATTTTAGCGGCACGTCCTTCAATGGGAAAGACAGCATTAGCTTTAAATTTTGCTGTTAAATCAGCTGCTCAATCAAAAAAAGCAGTTGCTATTTTTTCAGTTGAAATGCCAGCAGAACAATTAATTCAAAGAATGCTAGGAAGTTATTCAACAGTTGATTCTGTTAAAGTCCGAACTGGTAAAGGGTTACAAACGCGTGATTGAGAAAATATTACCAAGGCGGCAGATTTTTTAAAACAAACAAAATTATTTATTGATGATACGCCAGGTTTGAAAGTCATTGAATTACAGTCAAAGTTAAGAAAATTATGTCGTGAAAACGAAGTTGGCTTAGTTGTTATTGATTATTTACAATTACTTAGCACTGGAACTCATTTTGGCGATTCACGTCAACAAGAAGTTTCAACAATTTCCCGGCAACTTAAAGTATTATCTCGTGAATTAGAGGTTCCGATTATTTGTTTATCCCAATTATCACGGTTAGTTGAAAAACGAGAAGACAAAAGGCCAATTATGTCTGACTTACGTGATTCAGGGGCAATTGAACAAGATGCGGATATTATTATGTTTTTATTTCGAGAAGAATATTATACTGCTAACGATTCAAATAAAATGGAAGGACCAATGTTAGAAACAGAAAAGGCACAATTAATTTTATCAAAGCATCGAAATGGCCCAACTGGGAGTGTTGAATTATTATTTGTAAAAAAACACGGTTCATTTGCTGATTATGGTTTGCAAAATACAAAAATTTAGGATACTATATTAATTAGTGAAAAATAAATTAGTGTTTAAGAAAAGAGTACTATAATGCGTAAGTTATTATCAATTTTTGCAGCAACAACTTTGGTTACAGCATCATCAGCATCAGCTGTCGCTTGTAGTGGTGCACTACAAGGAAAACCTATTTCTACTTTTATGTATAATGGAAATCAAAAATTTAGTCATGCCCCAACAGCAACTGGTAAATCAACAAATGGAATTGATGATGTAACACAATCAGGAAAAGATGAAAATGGTGCTCCTTATGAATACAGTTTACAGGGTGGGCAATTGGGTTTAATTAATAATGCAATTAAATCTATTTTACATGGTATAAATTTGACAAAAGATAATAGTGTAACAACTGGTAAAGGAACAAAGTGAACTGATGAGCAAATTGCAGCTGGCTTAAAAGGGCAAAAGGATGAACTAATTAAAACTGCAAAAACTGATGCGCAAGATCCTTTTGATAGTAGTAAAAAAAATAATCAAAAAGTATTATGAGAAGAATTTTTTAACAATTATTCAACTAGTTATGACTCATACTATAGCCAAGTTGCTTTCCTTGCAAATGAAAATAAAACAATTTTAAATAAAACAAATGATAATTTGGTTACAATGACTGGGAATGCAGAAAATACAAAGAATAAAGAATGAGTTAAAGAACAAACTTGGCCAGATGGCAAAAAAACTCCTTATACACCTTCATCATTAAAAGTATTATCACCTATAGCAACGATTCTTGAATGATTAAATGATCCAAAAAATGGCTATAATCAAGGTTATGATCAAATTGATCAAAATCGCGGATATCAATCAGCACGTTATATTGCAATTGTTATTCCTAATGTGACAATTCGCTTTGAGTTTCAAGGAGAACATAATCGTTTTACTTTTACAGTAACAATTGATAAATTAGTAGGTTATGCAAATTATCTTGTTTACGAAAATCCAAATAGTACAAAAGATAATACAACTTATGGTCATCAATGATTTTTCCTAAGTTATGGTTTTTATGACTTTGAGAGTTTAAAAGATGATGATGATTATCATCACTATAATTTTAATGCTATTCCAGATGATGTTAAGATTGATCAAAATATTAAAATTGCATTAGGATTTGTTAAAAAAAATGATTATAAAGGAATTTTAACAGAGGAGGAAGATAAGGAAGTTGGCAAAAGTGGTCAATTCCCAACACCAGAAACAGATTATACTTTCCCAGCTCTAAAATGAAAAATTAATGTTGATTCAATTACTGACCAATATAAATAATTGATATTAAAATTCTGGCAATTGGTTCATTAGATAAAAAGTATCTAGTAATGGGCTATGAAACTTTTCTTGAACGAATTAAGCATTATGCAAAATTAGAAATTATTGAATTAAAAGAAGTTAATAATAATAATAATAATAATAATAAACAAGTAACAATTAATGAACAAACAGCATTAGTAATAAAAAAACTATTAGATTATTCAGAATATTATTTTAATTTTGTAGAAAACTCTTGATTAAATAAAAAAAATCATCAATATGATAACTTTAAAAGAAAATTATATAAACTTTTAATATTGTTATTTAACTTTTTTATACGTTAAAATATAATACCGATGATTGTTGGTTTGGCGTTAAACCTTTATGCTGGTATTTTCATTTTCAGAGATTTAAATAATTTTGAATGTTCGCGAAACCTAAGCCATGATAATGAATTAAGGATTCTTTAAGATTTGATTGTAATTTACTAATTTTATTTAACTTCCGATAACTAGCATCAGGATTTGCACTAGTTTTAGTTGCTAATAAAATAGAATTTGTTTGTTTTGCTACTAATAAATATAATGGTTGCCTGTCAGAAATAATAATTGAATTTTCTTTGATTAATTGTTTATTAATATTTTCAATAATTCACTGTTTTTGTAATCGTTTTGTGTTGGTTGATTTAACATAAATATTATTATTGCTATCAACAGCCATTTGAACACAACATTTAGTGTTGGTTGAAAATGAATCAAGATGAATTTTTCTTTTATCAAATTTATCTTTAAAATTACCTTTGTGGATTTCTTTAATAAATGTTTCATCAATTTGAATTTGGCCATTTAACGTTTTAAATTTTAATTGGGTGTTTTCTAATTGTTTTGATTTCATTATTTTTTGGCGATTATATCAAGCGGTTTTCGGTGATGTTTTAATAAAGTGGGAAATCATTTTACTAGATTGCCCTAATAATGAAATTTGAATCAATAAATTTCACTGTTCATAATTTAAATGACTTCAATACGTAAAATGATCACGAAAAGCATCAAAACTAGCACGACATTTTTTGTATAAATATTTTTGTTTTCCTTCAGGATTATGACCATTTTTAACACAATAAAAAGATTGACAATTAGGACATTTAATACCTTTATCCCTAAATTTTTGTTCAATTTCATTTAAGCGTTTTTGTTTTTTAATTAATTCTGCTTCTTTTTTGACTTTTTCATGAAATTCTAAAAATTGATCATCTGTTAAACTATTTATTAATTCTTCAATTATTTTTTCCATTAATTATTCACCTCTTATATTAAAAATATACCTAATTTTAGGTATATTTTATAAATATCAAGAGTTTTCTACAAAATTAAAGAAATATTTTAATTTTTTTCTTAAAAAAGACTTGCATTATTGCCTATTATCCAATAAAATAAATAAGCATGTATATTTTGTGTAGACATCTTTTGTGGTCTATCACCGATACACTGATAGGCGTTGCAAATGTTTACACAAAAAATATGAATAAATTAGGAGGAAAAATAATGGCTCAAACTAAAATGAGAATTAAATTAAAAGGTTTTGATCACCGTGTGGTTGATCAATCAATTAAAAAAATCATTGAAGCAGCTCAAGCAGCAGGAGTAGAGGTAAAAGGACCAATCCCTTTACCAACTGATCGTAATATCATTACTATTTTAAGAGCAACTCATAAATATAAAGATTCAAGAGAACAATTTGAAATGAGAACACATAAAAGAATTATTGATATTATTAATCCTGATGGTTCAAAGGTAATTGACACTTTAAAAAGAGTGCAGTTACCAAGTGGTGTAGAAATTGAAATGAAATAAATAACCATTCTTAAATTTAATTTATAGACAAGATATACATGACGTATTTTCAAGGAGGAAAGAAATGAAAGGAATCTTAGGGCGCAAAATTGGTATGACACAAATTTTTGCTACCGATGGTAGATTAATACCAGTTACAGTAGTTGAAGTAGAACCTAATGTTGTTTTACGAGTGTTGACAAAAGAACAAAATAGTTATCAAGCGCTTCAATTAGCTGTCGAAGATAAAAGAATTAGCTTGGTTTCAAAACCAGACCAAGGACAATTCAAAAAAGCGAATACAACACCTAAGCGCTTCGTTAAAGAAATCATAAATATGGATGGTTATAATCCTGGCGATATTATTAAAGCTGATATTTTTACTGCTGGGGAATTCGTTGATGTTACAGGAACTTCAAAAGGGAAAGGATTTACCGGTTCAATTAAAAGACATAACTATTCACAGGGGCCAATGGGACATGGCTCAGGTTATCACCGTGGTGTTGGGTCAATGGGAGCTATTGCCCCAAATCGAATTTTAAAATCTAAAAAAATGCCTGGACATATGGGAACCGAAAAAGTAACAATTCAAAATTTAGAAGTTATTGCAATTGATACTGAAAAAAATGCTTTATTGGTAAAAGGTTCAATTCCAGGTCCAAAAAAACAGTTTGTAGTTATTAAAGAAGCAATTAAAGGTTTAAAACCAAATACACCAACAGAACTAGTTAAAAGAACTATTGAAACAAAAACACCAGAGCCCACAGCAAAAGAAGAAAAACCAGTTGAAGGAGTTGTTGATGCAACAGTTGATACAACCCCAACGGCAGTCACTGATGCACACCAGCCAGCATCAAAGACAGAATAGTTTTGTAGAAAGGAATTTTAAAATGAAATTACAAGTACTTGATGCGAAGGGAACAAGCGTTAAAGAAATTAGTGTAAATGATGACATTTGAGGAATTGAGCCACATCAGCAAGCAATGTTTGATGCTGTTATTGCGCAACAGGCCGCAATGCGTCAAGGCACACACAAAACTAAGACAAGAACTGAAGTATCTGGTGGGGGAAGAAAACCTTGAAGACAAAAAGGAACTGGTCGTGCTCGCCAAGGTTCAATTAGAGCACCGCAATGAAAAGGGGGGGGGGTTGTTTTTGGTCCAACTCCAGAAAAAAATTATTTAAAACATGTCAATAAGAAAGTCAGAAAATTAGCAATTAAATCTTCATTATCGTTGAAAGTTCAAGAAAAAAATATTATGATAATTGATCAATTTGGAATTGACAAACCTTCAACAAAAGCAATGGTTGAAGTTTTAAATAATTTAAAAGTTAATGGTGAAAAACTATTAATTATTACCACAGAAGGTGATGAAGTTAATTTTAAATCATCACGTAATATTGAAAAGGTAAATATAATTACATCAGCTGGTATTAATATATATAATTTATTAAATGCAAACAAATTATTAGTAACAGAAAAAGCAATAAAAGCAATTGAAGAGGTGTACGCATAATGCATATTACAAATGTCATAAAAAAGCCAATTTTATCAGAAAAAACATATCATAATATGGCAAATGGGGTTTATACTTTTGAAGTTGCGCGTACAGCAAATAAAGTTCAAATTAAAAAAGCTTTTGAAAAAATCTTTGAAGTAAAGGTTGAAAAAGTTAATGTTATTAATTATGACCCAAAAGAAAAGAAAATGGGAAAATTTGTTGGAGAGACAACATATACAAAACGTGCAATTATTAAATTAAAACCAGGTGAGAAATTAGATTTATTAGGAGAAGATAAATAATTCCAGGATACACTATCTGGGACTGTTTATTGGCGAAATAGGAGGATAAATAAAAATGCCAATTAAGAGTTTTAAACCAGTCACACCGAGTCGTCGCAATATGACGTCATTAGATTATTCCGTGTTGACAACTGACCGCCCGAAAAAATCATTAATTGAAACTCGAAAAAAACATGCTGGTCGTAATAACCAAGGAGTTATTACAACAAGACATAAAGGTGGCGGCCACAAAGTTAAATATCGTATTATTGACTTTAAACGTAATAAGGATAATATTATTGGAAAAATTGCAACAATTGAATATGATCCAAATCGTAATGCCTTTATTTGTTTAGTTAATTATGTTGATGGTGAAAAAAGATATATTTTAGCACCAAAAACCATCAAAGTTGGAATGCAAATTGTTAGCGGCGAGAAAACGGATATTAAAGTTGGAAACTGCATGAAATTAAAAAACATTCCAGAAGGGACTGTTCTACATAATTTAGAATTACGGCCAGGCAAAGGTGGTCAATTAGCTCGTTCGGCTGGTTCATCAGTGCAATTATTAGGGAAAGATGAAGATGGTAAATATGTCACAATTCGATTAACATCAGGTGAAGTTTGTAAAGTTTTAGGAGAATGTCGAGCAACAGTTGGTGAAGTTGGAAACGAAGACTACGCCCTAGTAAATTGAGGAAAAGCAGGACGAAACCGCTGACGTGGAATTCGTCCAACTGTTCGTGGGTCAGTTATGAACCCAAATGATCACCCACATGGTGGGGGAGAAGGTAAAGCTCCGGTTGGTCGAAAAGCACCAATGACACCATGAGGTAAAAAAGCATTAGGAGTGAAAACTCGTAACAAGAAAAAAGCTTCAACTAAATTAATCGTTAGAAGACGTACTAAATAATCTTACTAATTAGGGTCAATCCGACAAATAATAGTTGAAAGTAAAAATCAAAATTAGAGAGATTATATATAGGAGGCAAAACAATGTCACGAAGTCTAAAAAAAGGGCCATTTGTTGATAAACATTTACAAAAAAAAGTTGAAG
Proteins encoded:
- the dnaB gene encoding replicative DNA helicase; the protein is MENINKTELNKLNVINDAEKNVLAIIAHSITAAEEVFLILTEEDFTVMNYKVIFKALQEQFSAKVAINITTLSNYMLKNNILNKIGGIEFLTDLFQSYTTDANLSEYLDIIIKNTTSRRLKAVVDSINRQIDAHQPIDEVVSHAEKEILDVKKERKGNLFKTSYDEVDKVLQKIELLENSCEMLTGSPSGFRDLDRMTSGFQKGDFIILAARPSMGKTALALNFAVKSAAQSKKAVAIFSVEMPAEQLIQRMLGSYSTVDSVKVRTGKGLQTRDWENITKAADFLKQTKLFIDDTPGLKVIELQSKLRKLCRENEVGLVVIDYLQLLSTGTHFGDSRQQEVSTISRQLKVLSRELEVPIICLSQLSRLVEKREDKRPIMSDLRDSGAIEQDADIIMFLFREEYYTANDSNKMEGPMLETEKAQLILSKHRNGPTGSVELLFVKKHGSFADYGLQNTKI
- the rplI gene encoding 50S ribosomal protein L9, translating into MMKVILIKDVKGKGKVNDVIDVADGYAKNYLIKEGFAILTTSANLAKLNVVLSQQAAQKATTKAYLEELKAALEELTLNFKLKVHDNKTFGSVSLTQIEDRLAKEFNLKVDKKKFIDNNNLTSFGLHYLKIKLAPNIIATLKVMVEKKES
- a CDS encoding IS3 family transposase (programmed frameshift), encoding MGNKTSYSEEFKKQIIMLYKNGKSVINLGQEYNLPKPTIYSWVKNYNNSGSFKAKDNLTLEENEIITLRKELKDLKMENDIFKASRTDNGQKITIINNNKTKYSARKICKILGLSKSTYYYQTNKCINKQVNNYEQEIISAFNKSRKIYGARKIKVILNRKDIILSRRKIRFFMIKNNLVSKYTKLKYHNHKTTVNNDQINNILNRQFNNKKPNEVIVSDLTYVQVGAKWHYICLLIDLFNREIIGYSAGPNKTAELVQQAFHKITRPLNQITLFHTDRGNEFKNKIIDEILITFNIKRSLSNKGRPYDNAVAETTYKTFKTEFIKGKKFKNLTQLKYELFDFVHWYNNIRIHGSLNYLSPVTFRKQMSI
- the rplC gene encoding 50S ribosomal protein L3 translates to MKGILGRKIGMTQIFATDGRLIPVTVVEVEPNVVLRVLTKEQNSYQALQLAVEDKRISLVSKPDQGQFKKANTTPKRFVKEIINMDGYNPGDIIKADIFTAGEFVDVTGTSKGKGFTGSIKRHNYSQGPMGHGSGYHRGVGSMGAIAPNRILKSKKMPGHMGTEKVTIQNLEVIAIDTEKNALLVKGSIPGPKKQFVVIKEAIKGLKPNTPTELVKRTIETKTPEPTAKEEKPVEGVVDATVDTTPTAVTDAHQPASKTE
- a CDS encoding transposase, yielding MEKIIEELINSLTDDQFLEFHEKVKKEAELIKKQKRLNEIEQKFRDKGIKCPNCQSFYCVKNGHNPEGKQKYLYKKCRASFDAFRDHFTYWSHLNYEQWNLLIQISLLGQSSKMISHFIKTSPKTAWYNRQKIMKSKQLENTQLKFKTLNGQIQIDETFIKEIHKGNFKDKFDKRKIHLDSFSTNTKCCVQMAVDSNNNIYVKSTNTKRLQKQWIIENINKQLIKENSIIISDRQPLYLLVAKQTNSILLATKTSANPDASYRKLNKISKLQSNLKESLIHYHGLGFANIQNYLNLWKWKYQHKGLTPNQQSSVLYFNV
- the rpsJ gene encoding 30S ribosomal protein S10, with the translated sequence MAQTKMRIKLKGFDHRVVDQSIKKIIEAAQAAGVEVKGPIPLPTDRNIITILRATHKYKDSREQFEMRTHKRIIDIINPDGSKVIDTLKRVQLPSGVEIEMK
- a CDS encoding lipoprotein → MRKLLSIFAATTLVTASSASAVACSGALQGKPISTFMYNGNQKFSHAPTATGKSTNGIDDVTQSGKDENGAPYEYSLQGGQLGLINNAIKSILHGINLTKDNSVTTGKGTKWTDEQIAAGLKGQKDELIKTAKTDAQDPFDSSKKNNQKVLWEEFFNNYSTSYDSYYSQVAFLANENKTILNKTNDNLVTMTGNAENTKNKEWVKEQTWPDGKKTPYTPSSLKVLSPIATILEWLNDPKNGYNQGYDQIDQNRGYQSARYIAIVIPNVTIRFEFQGEHNRFTFTVTIDKLVGYANYLVYENPNSTKDNTTYGHQWFFLSYGFYDFESLKDDDDYHHYNFNAIPDDVKIDQNIKIALGFVKKNDYKGILTEEEDKEVGKSGQFPTPETDYTFPALKWKINVDSITDQYK
- the rplD gene encoding 50S ribosomal protein L4, which translates into the protein MKLQVLDAKGTSVKEISVNDDIWGIEPHQQAMFDAVIAQQAAMRQGTHKTKTRTEVSGGGRKPWRQKGTGRARQGSIRAPQWKGGGVVFGPTPEKNYLKHVNKKVRKLAIKSSLSLKVQEKNIMIIDQFGIDKPSTKAMVEVLNNLKVNGEKLLIITTEGDEVNFKSSRNIEKVNIITSAGINIYNLLNANKLLVTEKAIKAIEEVYA
- a CDS encoding IS3 family transposase; its protein translation is MSLYNYGPNNCSLSIILNRKDIILSRRKIRFFMIKNNLVSKYTKLKYHNHKTTVNNDQINNILNRQFNNKKPNEVIVSDLTYVQVGAKWHYICLLIDLFNREIIGYSAGPNKTAELVQQAFHKITRPLNQITLFHTDRGNEFKNKIIDEILITFNIKRSLSNKGCPYDNAVAETTYKTFKTEFIKGKKFKNLTQLKYELFDFVHWYNNIRIHGSLNYLSPVTFRKQMSI